One genomic segment of Mytilus galloprovincialis chromosome 5, xbMytGall1.hap1.1, whole genome shotgun sequence includes these proteins:
- the LOC143076388 gene encoding uncharacterized protein LOC143076388 yields the protein METNQEIEALGQERERLDDKRRQLEVKRQEEIDRFNEEKRKLNEKLDEKMLALFEGYQMGCLFGSKCDRADATIGNRGKIWHYDIPSDVVFVCCRRGKTMSLDGRRCICN from the exons ATGGAGACGAATCAAGAGATTGAGGCACTCGG ACAAGAACGTGAGAGATTGGATGATAAACGCAGACAGTTGGAAGTGAAACGACAAGAAGAAATAGATCGATTCAATGAAGAGAAAAGGAAATTAAATGAAAAGTTAGACGAGAAAATGTTGGCCCTATTTGAAG GATACCAGATGGGATGTTTATTTGGAAGTAAATGTGACAGAGCTGATGCAACTATTGGTAATCGCGGTAAAATATGGCACTACGACATACCCAGTGATGTAGTATTTGTTTGTTGTCGAAGAGGTAAAACAATGTCACTTGATGGAAGAAGGTGTATCTGTAACTGA